In Streptomyces nodosus, one DNA window encodes the following:
- a CDS encoding HU family DNA-binding protein, with protein MNRSELVAALADRAEVTRKDADAVLAAFAETVGEVVAKGDEKVTIPGFLTFERTHRAARTARNPQTGEPIEIPAGFSVKVSAGSKLKEAAKGK; from the coding sequence ATGAACCGCAGTGAGCTGGTGGCCGCGCTGGCCGACCGCGCCGAGGTGACCCGCAAGGACGCCGACGCCGTGCTGGCCGCGTTCGCCGAGACCGTCGGCGAGGTCGTCGCCAAGGGCGACGAGAAGGTCACCATCCCCGGCTTCCTGACCTTCGAGCGCACCCACCGTGCCGCTCGTACCGCGCGCAACCCGCAGACCGGCGAGCCCATCGAGATCCCGGCCGGCTTCAGCGTGAAGGTCTCCGCGGGCTCCAAGCTCAAGGAAGCCGCCAAGGGCAAGTGA
- a CDS encoding NAD-dependent malic enzyme: MATAPSVSYSMTVRLEVPASGTAVSQLTTAVESSGGSVTGLDVTASGHEKLRIDVTIAATSTAHAEEIVEKLRGIEGVVLGKVSDRTFLMHLGGKIEMASKHPIRNRDDLSMVYTPGVARVCMAIAENPEDARRLTIKRNSVAVVTDGSAVLGLGNIGPKAALPVMEGKAALFKRFAGIDAWPICLDTQDADAIVEIVKAIAPGFAGINLEDISAPRCFEIEARLREALDIPVFHDDQHGTAIVVLAALTNALRVVGKSIDGVRVVMSGAGAAGTAILKLLLAAGVKNAVVADIHGVVHADREDLVGAAPDSPLRWIADNTNPEGLTGTLKEAVRGADVFIGVSAPNLLDGADVAAMAEGAIVFALANPDPEVDPAVARQTAAVVATGRSDFPNQINNVLVFPGVFRGLLDAQSRTVNTDMMLAAATALADVVTEDELNPNYIIPSVFNDRVAGAVAGAVRDAAKAGEAPAE; encoded by the coding sequence ATGGCAACGGCGCCCAGCGTCTCCTACTCGATGACGGTCCGGCTGGAGGTGCCCGCGAGCGGAACCGCGGTCTCCCAGCTCACCACGGCCGTGGAGTCCTCCGGAGGCTCGGTGACCGGCCTCGACGTCACCGCGTCCGGCCACGAGAAGCTCCGTATCGACGTCACCATCGCCGCCACCTCGACCGCCCACGCGGAAGAGATCGTGGAGAAGCTGCGGGGCATCGAGGGCGTCGTCCTGGGCAAGGTCTCGGACCGTACCTTCCTGATGCACCTCGGCGGCAAGATCGAGATGGCGTCGAAGCACCCCATCCGCAACCGTGACGACCTCTCCATGGTCTACACCCCGGGCGTGGCGCGCGTCTGCATGGCGATCGCCGAGAACCCGGAGGACGCCCGCCGCCTCACCATCAAGCGCAACTCCGTTGCGGTCGTGACGGACGGTTCGGCCGTGCTGGGCCTCGGCAACATCGGCCCCAAGGCCGCGCTGCCCGTGATGGAGGGCAAGGCGGCCCTCTTCAAGCGCTTCGCCGGCATCGACGCCTGGCCGATCTGCCTGGACACCCAGGACGCCGACGCGATCGTGGAGATCGTCAAGGCGATCGCCCCGGGGTTCGCCGGCATCAACCTCGAGGACATCTCCGCGCCCCGCTGCTTCGAGATCGAGGCGCGGCTGCGTGAGGCCCTCGACATCCCCGTCTTCCACGACGACCAGCACGGCACCGCGATCGTGGTCCTCGCCGCCCTCACCAACGCGCTGCGGGTCGTCGGCAAGTCGATCGACGGTGTGCGCGTGGTGATGTCGGGCGCCGGCGCGGCCGGTACCGCGATCCTCAAGCTGCTGCTCGCCGCGGGCGTCAAGAACGCCGTGGTCGCCGACATCCACGGCGTGGTGCACGCCGACCGCGAGGACCTGGTGGGCGCCGCCCCGGACTCGCCGCTGCGCTGGATCGCCGACAACACCAACCCCGAGGGCCTGACCGGCACCCTCAAGGAGGCCGTGCGCGGCGCCGATGTGTTCATCGGTGTCTCCGCGCCGAACCTGCTCGACGGCGCGGACGTGGCCGCCATGGCCGAGGGCGCCATCGTGTTCGCGCTCGCGAACCCGGACCCCGAGGTCGACCCCGCGGTCGCCCGCCAGACGGCGGCCGTCGTGGCCACCGGCCGCTCGGACTTCCCGAACCAGATCAACAACGTCCTGGTGTTCCCCGGTGTCTTCCGCGGTCTGCTGGACGCCCAGTCCCGGACGGTCAACACGGACATGATGCTGGCCGCCGCGACGGCCCTGGCGGACGTGGTGACCGAGGACGAGCTGAACCCGAACTACATCATTCCGAGCGTGTTCAACGACCGGGTGGCCGGAGCCGTCGCCGGAGCGGTGCGGGACGCCGCGAAGGCGGGAGAGGCACCGGCCGAATAA
- a CDS encoding HelD family protein: MAAQVQQETAFGPVDRSAHDSLRDREISVEQEHLDRVYRRLEEKIHEAEFLMNDAVKRGQVGTPGALAERDAQVYRAGIHLNRLNNEFEDFLFGRIDLLLGKDGKKGPDGAYTAIEPAEGAVHPDNTAEIAETLHIGRIGVLDEDYAPLVIDWRAPAAAPFYRSTPVDPGRVVRRRVIRSKGRRVLGVEDDLMRPELRATLDGQGLPVIGDGALMAALGQARTHTMRDIVASIQAEQDLVIRAPAASVTYVEGGPGTGKTAVALHRAAYLLYQDRRRYAGGILIVSPTPLLVAYTEGVLPSLGEEGQVAIRAIGSLVDGAEATLYDSPSAARVKGSYRMLKVLRKAARGALERKDAPSRLRVVVFGRRLELGGEELGRIRQNALSGTAPVNLLRPRARKLLLDALWALSGQATRHTDPELAAELRSSFDEDVASEDSFLEFLDAWWPELTPAAVLDAMADERRLGRWARRVLTPGEVRRVARSLKRDGLSVHDVAMLDELQAILGLPARPRKRRDLDPLDQLTGLEELMPVREESQWERAERLAQERTEYAHVIVDEAQDLTPMQWRMVGRRGRHATWTVVGDPAQSSWSDPDEAAQARDEALGTRPRRRFTLTVNYRNPAEIAELAAKVLALAMPGSEAPSAVRSTGVEPRFTVVGESMERTVREEAARLLERVDGTVGVVVAMNRREEAARWLDGLGGRAVALGSLEAKGLEYDATVVVSPAEIADESPAGLRVLYVALTRATQQLTVVSGPHDAPDASGLPDLLRD, encoded by the coding sequence GTGGCCGCTCAGGTTCAACAGGAGACCGCGTTCGGCCCGGTCGACAGGTCCGCGCACGACTCGCTCCGCGACCGGGAGATCAGCGTCGAACAGGAACACCTGGACCGGGTGTACCGGCGCCTCGAGGAGAAGATCCACGAGGCGGAGTTCCTGATGAACGACGCCGTCAAACGCGGCCAGGTCGGCACACCCGGGGCGCTCGCCGAGCGGGACGCCCAGGTCTACCGGGCGGGCATCCATCTCAACCGGCTCAACAACGAGTTCGAGGACTTCCTCTTCGGCCGGATCGACCTGCTGCTCGGCAAGGACGGCAAGAAGGGCCCGGACGGTGCCTACACCGCGATCGAGCCCGCCGAGGGGGCGGTGCACCCCGACAACACCGCGGAGATCGCCGAGACCCTGCACATCGGCCGCATCGGCGTCCTCGACGAGGACTACGCCCCCCTGGTCATCGACTGGCGGGCGCCCGCCGCGGCCCCCTTCTACCGCTCCACCCCGGTCGACCCCGGTCGGGTCGTGCGCCGCCGGGTCATCCGCTCCAAGGGCCGCCGGGTGCTCGGCGTCGAGGACGATCTGATGCGCCCCGAGCTCAGGGCGACCCTGGACGGGCAGGGGCTCCCCGTGATCGGCGACGGCGCCCTGATGGCCGCCCTCGGCCAGGCCCGCACCCACACCATGCGGGACATCGTGGCCTCGATCCAGGCCGAGCAGGACCTGGTCATCCGGGCCCCCGCCGCCTCCGTGACCTATGTCGAGGGCGGCCCCGGCACCGGAAAGACGGCCGTCGCCCTGCACCGGGCCGCCTATCTGCTCTACCAGGACCGGCGCAGATACGCGGGCGGCATCCTGATCGTCTCGCCCACGCCGCTGCTGGTCGCCTACACGGAGGGGGTGCTGCCCTCGCTCGGCGAGGAGGGCCAGGTCGCCATCCGCGCCATCGGCTCGCTCGTCGACGGCGCCGAGGCCACCCTCTACGACTCCCCGTCCGCGGCCCGCGTCAAGGGCTCGTACCGCATGCTCAAGGTGCTGAGGAAGGCCGCCCGCGGCGCCCTCGAACGCAAGGACGCCCCCAGCCGGCTGCGGGTCGTGGTCTTCGGCCGCCGCCTCGAACTGGGCGGCGAGGAGCTGGGGCGGATCCGGCAGAACGCCCTGAGCGGCACCGCCCCGGTGAACCTGCTGCGCCCGCGCGCCCGCAAGCTGCTCCTCGACGCCCTGTGGGCGCTCTCCGGCCAGGCCACCCGGCACACCGACCCCGAGCTGGCCGCCGAGCTGCGCTCCTCCTTCGACGAGGACGTCGCCTCCGAGGACTCCTTCCTCGAGTTCCTGGACGCCTGGTGGCCGGAGCTGACCCCGGCCGCCGTGCTGGACGCGATGGCCGACGAACGGCGGCTGGGCCGCTGGGCGCGGCGCGTCCTCACCCCGGGCGAGGTGCGCAGGGTCGCGCGGTCCCTGAAGCGGGACGGGCTCTCCGTGCACGATGTGGCGATGCTGGACGAGCTGCAGGCGATCCTCGGCCTGCCGGCCCGCCCCAGGAAGCGGCGCGACCTCGACCCGCTGGACCAGCTGACCGGGCTGGAGGAACTGATGCCGGTGCGCGAGGAGTCCCAGTGGGAACGCGCCGAGCGCCTCGCCCAGGAGCGGACCGAGTACGCGCATGTGATCGTCGACGAGGCGCAGGACCTCACCCCGATGCAGTGGCGGATGGTGGGACGCCGGGGCCGGCACGCGACCTGGACGGTGGTCGGCGACCCCGCCCAGTCGTCCTGGTCCGACCCGGACGAGGCGGCCCAGGCCCGCGACGAGGCCCTGGGCACCCGGCCGCGCCGCCGCTTCACGCTCACGGTCAACTACCGCAACCCGGCGGAGATCGCCGAACTCGCCGCCAAGGTGCTCGCCCTCGCCATGCCCGGCTCCGAGGCCCCCTCGGCCGTCCGCTCCACGGGCGTCGAGCCGCGTTTCACGGTGGTGGGGGAGTCGATGGAACGGACCGTGCGGGAGGAGGCCGCCCGGCTGCTCGAACGCGTGGACGGCACGGTCGGCGTCGTCGTCGCCATGAACCGTCGCGAGGAGGCGGCCCGCTGGCTCGACGGACTCGGCGGCCGCGCGGTGGCGCTCGGCAGCCTGGAGGCCAAGGGCCTGGAGTACGACGCCACGGTCGTGGTCTCCCCCGCGGAGATCGCCGACGAGAGCCCCGCCGGCCTGCGCGTCCTGTATGTGGCGCTGACCAGGGCGACCCAGCAGCTCACCGTCGTCTCCGGCCCCCATGACGCCCCGGACGCCTCCGGCCTCCCGGACCTCCTGCGGGACTGA
- a CDS encoding zf-HC2 domain-containing protein produces MSNVHGGFGTGGPKAVRGPQGQGDIHETVGAYALGILDDAEATSFEEHLAGCEWCAGQLDELAGMGPMLAALADLPDSQGTPAIGESLSAKPAPRLVERLVDEVSERRALKRRRGFYLVAAAAALIIGGPLAVLAVNGGSGGDSGGTVVASSAEAAFETMNDKVSATDPETKVDAVVAMEGKTWGTDTVLQLKGVKGPLKCSLVAVGKNGARETLSSWSVSEWGYGIPDAKTDEAKNPLYVRGGAAFTPNEIDHFEVMTFDGKRLVEVKA; encoded by the coding sequence ATGAGCAATGTGCACGGGGGGTTCGGAACGGGCGGCCCGAAAGCCGTGAGAGGCCCACAAGGACAGGGCGACATCCATGAGACCGTCGGCGCCTACGCCCTCGGGATCCTGGACGACGCCGAGGCGACGAGCTTCGAGGAACACCTCGCCGGCTGCGAATGGTGCGCCGGGCAGCTCGACGAGCTCGCCGGCATGGGGCCGATGCTGGCCGCACTGGCGGACCTGCCCGACAGTCAGGGCACCCCGGCCATCGGCGAGTCCCTGTCCGCGAAACCCGCCCCACGACTGGTCGAGCGGCTGGTCGACGAGGTCTCCGAGCGGCGCGCCCTCAAACGCCGTCGCGGTTTCTACCTGGTGGCGGCCGCGGCCGCGCTGATCATCGGCGGCCCGCTCGCCGTGCTGGCCGTCAACGGCGGCAGCGGCGGTGACAGCGGTGGCACGGTGGTGGCCTCCTCCGCCGAGGCGGCCTTCGAGACCATGAACGACAAGGTCTCGGCGACCGACCCGGAGACCAAGGTCGACGCCGTGGTCGCGATGGAGGGCAAGACCTGGGGCACCGACACGGTCCTCCAGCTGAAGGGCGTCAAGGGCCCGCTCAAGTGTTCGCTGGTCGCCGTCGGCAAGAACGGCGCGCGCGAGACGCTGTCCTCCTGGTCCGTCTCGGAGTGGGGCTACGGCATCCCGGACGCCAAGACGGATGAGGCGAAGAACCCGCTCTATGTGCGCGGTGGCGCCGCCTTCACCCCGAACGAGATCGACCACTTCGAGGTCATGACCTTCGACGGGAAGCGGCTGGTGGAGGTGAAGGCGTAA
- a CDS encoding sigma-70 family RNA polymerase sigma factor, with amino-acid sequence MSSSSPSSSTEPDEELMRALYREHAGPLLAYVLRLVAGDRQRAEDVVQETLIRAWKNAGQLNRATGSVRPWLVTVARRIVIDGHRSRQARPQEVDPSPLEVIPAEDEIDKALWLMTLSDALDDLTPAHREVLVETYFKGRTVNEAAETLGIPSGTVRSRVFYALRSMKLALEERGVTA; translated from the coding sequence ATGTCCTCGTCCTCACCGTCCTCGTCGACGGAACCCGACGAGGAGCTGATGCGTGCCCTGTACCGAGAACATGCGGGACCCCTGCTCGCCTATGTGCTGCGGCTGGTCGCGGGCGACCGGCAGCGCGCCGAGGACGTCGTGCAGGAAACACTCATCCGTGCCTGGAAGAACGCCGGTCAGCTCAATCGTGCGACCGGTTCGGTACGCCCCTGGCTGGTGACGGTCGCCCGGCGCATCGTCATCGACGGCCACCGCAGCCGGCAGGCCCGGCCGCAGGAGGTCGACCCGTCGCCGCTGGAGGTCATCCCCGCGGAGGACGAGATCGACAAGGCGTTGTGGCTGATGACACTGTCGGACGCGCTGGACGACCTGACCCCGGCTCACCGTGAGGTCCTGGTCGAAACGTACTTCAAAGGGCGTACGGTCAACGAGGCGGCCGAGACGCTCGGCATCCCCAGCGGAACGGTGCGCTCCAGGGTGTTCTACGCCCTGCGGTCGATGAAGCTGGCTCTGGAGGAGCGGGGGGTGACGGCATGA
- a CDS encoding CGNR zinc finger domain-containing protein has protein sequence MATGAATAPYELRFDSGRICLDLLATTHPAERLDSVERLRMWIAGAGLVPPGTRLAGTDARWLTDFRELRGQIGRLVRGELEGRPADGALARVNAWAREAPPAPYAVRTEEGALVRRLRTPPGREELLAAVARETVELLTDPRARAGLRQCQGDNCPLVYLDTSRGRRRRWCSSEVCGNRERVARHRRRAALARG, from the coding sequence ATGGCAACCGGCGCGGCCACGGCCCCGTACGAACTGCGGTTCGACTCCGGGCGGATCTGCCTGGACCTGCTGGCGACCACCCACCCCGCCGAACGCCTCGACTCGGTGGAGCGGCTGCGGATGTGGATCGCCGGAGCCGGACTGGTGCCCCCCGGCACCCGGCTGGCCGGGACGGACGCGAGATGGCTGACCGACTTCCGTGAACTGCGCGGCCAGATCGGACGGTTGGTGCGCGGGGAACTGGAGGGACGGCCCGCCGACGGGGCGTTGGCGCGGGTCAACGCCTGGGCGCGGGAGGCGCCGCCGGCCCCGTATGCGGTCCGTACGGAGGAGGGCGCACTGGTACGGCGGCTGCGCACGCCACCGGGGCGCGAGGAACTGCTCGCCGCGGTGGCCCGGGAGACCGTCGAACTGCTGACGGACCCCCGGGCGCGGGCCGGCCTTCGGCAGTGCCAGGGCGACAACTGTCCCCTCGTCTATCTGGACACCTCCCGGGGCCGTCGCCGTCGATGGTGCTCCAGCGAGGTGTGCGGCAACCGGGAGCGGGTGGCCCGCCACCGCCGCAGGGCCGCCCTCGCGCGTGGGTGA
- a CDS encoding acyltransferase family protein → MTHGYTAGTGTGPESAPPYGIPQQPGPEQRQEPAPAAAKPGRDRYLDLLRSIALVRVVAYHLFGWAWLTVLFPSMGVMFALAGSLMARSLKRPALSVIKSRVRRLLPPLWAFSAVVLTLLFVSGWNPVKDPDNGGTLGVVQLVNYIVPIGAPPFPWHIGSPHGLLEDTWAEEAAGPLWYLRAYLWFVVASPLLLWLFRRVPWVTLLAPLGLTAIVGTGLVTIPGETGNAVTDFAVYGGCWVLGIAHQEGFLAKIPRYAAVSCATLVMAFGLWWASGHQGDEGWDLNGIPLGQACWSFGFVVILLQYSPSWQELPGRLRRWDKLVTLSNNRAVTIYLWHNMLIMATFPLVDLLYDLPFMGSDAASSALDTTYSLWTFVMAWPLIGLAILAFGWVEDVAAKRSPRLWPDGTSRARAGSRDGGHRRRGA, encoded by the coding sequence ATGACCCACGGATACACGGCCGGAACGGGCACCGGACCGGAGTCGGCACCGCCGTACGGGATCCCGCAGCAGCCGGGTCCCGAGCAGCGGCAGGAGCCCGCGCCCGCCGCGGCGAAACCGGGCCGGGACCGCTATCTGGACCTGCTGCGCTCCATCGCCCTGGTCCGCGTCGTCGCCTACCACCTCTTCGGCTGGGCCTGGCTGACGGTGCTCTTCCCGTCGATGGGTGTGATGTTCGCGCTGGCGGGATCGCTGATGGCGCGCTCGCTGAAACGCCCCGCCCTGAGCGTCATCAAGAGCCGGGTGCGGAGGCTGCTGCCGCCGCTGTGGGCGTTCAGCGCGGTGGTGCTGACGCTGCTGTTCGTCAGCGGCTGGAACCCGGTGAAGGACCCGGACAACGGCGGCACCCTCGGCGTGGTGCAGTTGGTGAACTACATCGTCCCGATCGGCGCCCCGCCCTTCCCCTGGCACATCGGCTCCCCGCACGGACTGCTGGAGGACACCTGGGCGGAGGAGGCCGCGGGCCCGCTGTGGTACCTGCGTGCCTACCTCTGGTTCGTGGTGGCCTCGCCGCTGCTGCTGTGGCTGTTCCGCCGGGTGCCCTGGGTGACACTGCTGGCGCCGCTCGGTCTGACGGCGATCGTCGGCACGGGTCTGGTCACCATCCCCGGTGAGACGGGCAACGCCGTCACGGACTTCGCGGTCTACGGCGGCTGCTGGGTCCTGGGCATCGCCCACCAGGAGGGGTTCCTGGCGAAGATCCCCCGCTATGCCGCCGTCTCCTGCGCGACGCTGGTGATGGCCTTCGGCCTGTGGTGGGCCTCGGGCCATCAGGGCGACGAGGGCTGGGACCTCAACGGCATCCCGCTGGGGCAGGCCTGCTGGTCCTTCGGGTTCGTCGTGATCCTCCTCCAGTACTCCCCGTCGTGGCAGGAGCTGCCGGGCCGGCTGCGCCGGTGGGACAAGCTGGTGACGCTGTCCAACAACCGCGCGGTCACGATCTATCTGTGGCACAACATGCTGATCATGGCCACCTTCCCCCTCGTGGACCTGCTCTACGACCTCCCCTTCATGGGGAGCGACGCCGCGTCGAGCGCGCTGGACACCACCTACTCGCTGTGGACGTTCGTGATGGCCTGGCCGCTGATAGGCCTGGCGATCCTTGCCTTCGGCTGGGTCGAGGACGTCGCGGCGAAGCGGAGTCCGCGGCTGTGGCCCGACGGCACCTCCCGCGCCCGTGCCGGGTCCCGGGACGGCGGGCACCGACGGCGAGGAGCCTGA
- a CDS encoding glycosyltransferase → MRSRPSRYRIQPEASTDKVPEKILEGGPVIDTRSGRTASMRVPDHQLVLTFDDGPDPTWTPKVLDVLKKHDAHAVFFVTGTMASRYPDLVKRMVDEGHEVGLHTFNHPDLSYQSERRIDWELSTNQLAITGAAGIRTSLFRPPYSSFADAMDDKSWPVTQYIGSRGYITVVNDTDSEDWKKPGVEEIIRRATPKDGKGAIVLMHDSGGDRHQTVQALDSFLPGLQAEGYKFQNLTEALGAPSAHTRVTGSELWKGKAWIFLVQASEEATGVLAVCLAIIGGLVITRFVLMLVLSGAHARRVRRRGFGWGPSVTEPVTVLVPAYNEAKCIENTVRSLMASEHPVEVIVIDDGSSDGTARIVEDLRLPGVRVVRQHNAGKPAALNRGLANASHDIIVMMDGDTVFEPATVRELVQPFGDPKVGAVAGNAKVGNRDSLIGAWQHIEYVMGFNLDRRMYDMLRCMPTIPGAVGAFRRSALERIGGMSDDTLAEDTDVTMALHRDGWRVVYAENARAWTEAPESVQQLWSQRYRWSYGTMQAIWKHRRALVDKGPSGRFGRVGLPLVSLFMVVAPLLAPLIDVFLLYGLLFGPTEKTVVAWLGVLAIQAVCAAYAFRLDRERMTHLISLPLQQILYRQLMYVVLLQSWITALTGGRLRWQKLRRTGVVEAPGGPVPHQRTGSNDRRPVA, encoded by the coding sequence CTGCGCAGCCGGCCCTCCCGGTACCGCATCCAGCCCGAGGCCTCCACCGACAAGGTGCCGGAGAAGATCCTCGAGGGCGGCCCGGTCATCGACACCCGCAGCGGCCGCACCGCCAGCATGCGGGTGCCCGACCACCAACTGGTCCTCACCTTCGACGACGGCCCCGACCCGACCTGGACCCCCAAGGTCCTGGACGTGCTGAAGAAGCACGACGCCCACGCGGTCTTCTTCGTCACCGGCACCATGGCCTCGCGCTATCCGGACCTCGTCAAGCGCATGGTGGACGAGGGCCACGAGGTCGGCCTGCACACCTTCAACCACCCCGACCTCTCCTACCAGTCGGAACGGCGCATCGACTGGGAACTGTCCACCAACCAGCTCGCCATCACCGGCGCGGCCGGCATCCGCACCTCGCTCTTCCGGCCGCCGTACTCCTCCTTCGCCGACGCCATGGACGACAAGTCCTGGCCGGTCACCCAGTACATCGGCAGCCGCGGTTACATCACCGTCGTCAACGACACCGACAGCGAGGACTGGAAGAAGCCCGGCGTCGAGGAGATCATCCGCCGGGCCACCCCGAAGGACGGCAAGGGCGCCATCGTCCTGATGCACGACTCCGGCGGCGACCGCCACCAGACGGTGCAGGCACTGGACAGCTTCCTGCCCGGGCTCCAGGCCGAGGGCTACAAGTTCCAGAACCTCACCGAGGCGCTCGGCGCGCCCAGCGCCCACACCCGGGTCACCGGCTCCGAACTGTGGAAGGGCAAGGCCTGGATCTTCCTCGTCCAGGCCTCGGAGGAGGCCACCGGAGTCCTCGCCGTCTGTCTCGCGATCATCGGCGGCCTGGTCATCACCCGCTTCGTGCTGATGCTCGTCCTCTCCGGCGCCCATGCGCGCCGGGTGCGGCGCCGGGGCTTTGGCTGGGGGCCGTCCGTCACCGAACCCGTCACGGTGCTGGTGCCGGCGTACAACGAGGCCAAGTGCATCGAGAACACGGTCCGTTCCCTGATGGCGAGCGAGCACCCCGTCGAGGTGATCGTCATCGACGACGGCTCCTCGGACGGCACGGCCCGGATCGTGGAGGATCTGCGCCTGCCGGGCGTGCGGGTGGTGCGCCAGCACAACGCGGGCAAACCGGCCGCGCTCAACCGGGGCCTGGCGAACGCGAGCCACGACATCATCGTGATGATGGACGGGGACACGGTCTTCGAACCGGCGACCGTCCGCGAACTCGTCCAGCCCTTCGGCGACCCGAAGGTCGGTGCCGTGGCGGGCAACGCCAAGGTGGGCAACCGGGACAGCCTCATCGGCGCCTGGCAGCACATCGAGTATGTGATGGGCTTCAACCTCGACCGCCGGATGTACGACATGCTGCGCTGTATGCCGACGATCCCCGGCGCGGTCGGGGCCTTCCGGCGCTCGGCCCTGGAGCGGATCGGCGGCATGAGCGACGACACGCTCGCCGAGGACACCGATGTCACCATGGCGCTGCACCGCGACGGCTGGCGGGTGGTGTACGCCGAGAACGCCCGCGCCTGGACGGAGGCCCCCGAGTCGGTCCAGCAGCTGTGGTCCCAGCGCTACCGCTGGTCGTACGGCACCATGCAGGCGATCTGGAAGCACCGCCGCGCGCTGGTGGACAAGGGCCCCTCGGGCCGCTTCGGCCGGGTGGGCCTGCCGCTGGTGTCCCTGTTCATGGTGGTCGCGCCGCTGCTGGCGCCGCTGATCGATGTGTTCCTGCTGTACGGACTGCTGTTCGGGCCGACGGAGAAGACCGTCGTGGCCTGGCTGGGCGTGCTGGCGATCCAGGCCGTGTGCGCGGCCTACGCCTTCCGGCTGGACCGCGAACGCATGACCCATCTCATCTCGCTGCCCCTGCAGCAGATCCTCTACCGCCAGCTGATGTACGTCGTGCTGCTCCAGTCCTGGATCACGGCGCTCACCGGCGGCCGGCTGCGCTGGCAGAAGCTGCGGCGCACCGGCGTCGTCGAGGCGCCGGGCGGTCCGGTGCCGCACCAGCGGACCGGCAGCAACGATCGGAGGCCCGTGGCATGA
- the mtrA gene encoding two-component system response regulator MtrA, translating to MMSFMKGRVLVVDDDTALAEMLGIVLRGEGFEPSFVADGDKALAAFRETKPDLVLLDLMLPGRDGIEVCRLIRAESGVPIVMLTAKSDTVDVVVGLESGADDYIVKPFKPKELVARIRARLRRSEEPAPEQLAIGDLVIDVAGHSVKRDGQSIALTPLEFDLLVALARKPWQVFTREVLLEQVWGYRHAADTRLVNVHVQRLRSKVEKDPERPEIVVTVRGVGYKAGPS from the coding sequence ATGATGTCGTTTATGAAGGGACGAGTCCTTGTCGTCGACGACGACACCGCACTGGCCGAGATGCTCGGCATTGTGCTGCGTGGTGAAGGTTTTGAGCCGTCTTTCGTAGCCGACGGCGACAAGGCGCTGGCCGCCTTTCGCGAGACCAAGCCCGACCTGGTGCTGCTCGATCTGATGCTGCCCGGGCGGGACGGCATCGAGGTGTGCCGCCTGATCAGGGCGGAGTCCGGCGTGCCCATCGTGATGCTGACGGCCAAGAGCGACACCGTGGACGTGGTGGTCGGTCTGGAGTCGGGCGCGGACGACTACATCGTGAAGCCGTTCAAGCCGAAGGAGCTGGTCGCCCGGATCCGGGCGCGGCTGCGGAGGTCGGAGGAGCCGGCGCCCGAGCAGCTCGCCATCGGCGACCTGGTGATCGATGTGGCCGGTCACTCCGTGAAGCGGGACGGGCAGTCGATCGCGTTGACGCCGCTGGAGTTCGATCTGCTGGTGGCGCTCGCGCGCAAGCCGTGGCAGGTGTTCACCCGTGAGGTCCTGCTGGAGCAGGTCTGGGGCTACCGCCATGCGGCCGACACCCGCCTTGTCAATGTTCATGTCCAGCGGCTGCGCTCCAAGGTGGAGAAGGACCCGGAGCGGCCGGAGATCGTGGTGACCGTTCGTGGCGTCGGCTACAAGGCCGGACCGAGCTGA